From the Musa acuminata AAA Group cultivar baxijiao chromosome BXJ1-2, Cavendish_Baxijiao_AAA, whole genome shotgun sequence genome, one window contains:
- the LOC135612936 gene encoding cyclin-dependent kinases regulatory subunit 1-like, with amino-acid sequence MGQIQYSEKYFDDTYEYRHVVLPPEVAKLLPKNRLLSENEWRAIGVQQSRGWVHYAIHRPEPHIMLYRRPLNYQQQQENPAAAAAAHAAQVLPK; translated from the exons ATGGGTCAGATCCAGTACTCGGAGAAGTACTTCGATGACACCTACGAGTACAG GCATGTGGTGCTCCCTCCGGAGGTGGCCAAATTACTCCCCAAGAACCGTCTCCTCTCTGAG AACGAGTGGCGGGCGATCGGGGTGCAGCAGAGCCGGGGATGGGTGCACTACGCGATCCACCGCCCGGAGCCGCACATCATGCTCTACCGGCGGCCGCTCAACTACCAGCAGCAGCAGGAGAACCCGGCCGCCGCCGCAGCAGCTCATGCTGCCCAAGTTCTCCCCAAGTAA
- the LOC135612930 gene encoding vignain-like, translating to MGRAFLFAAFLVALISTSIPFVGYDTASEEKLWDLYERWQSHHGVSRSVDEKRILFDILKENANYVFASNKKAKPCKLSLNKFGDMTREEFKRSHAGTRIRRRSTLRGSASLEGCFLYKNVTSVTPTVDWRQKGAVTAIKDQGKCGSCWAFLTVVSVEGINHIRTNELISLSEEPLVDCDTNTNKGCDGGMMDDAFDFIERNGGITTEENYPYVARQEQCKVKRERSPAVVIDGYEDVPVNDEDALLRAVANQPVSVAIEAGGQDFQFYSEGIFTGSCGTELDHGVAIVGYGTSKDGMKYWIVKNSWGPEWGEEGYVRMQRGISASEGLWYRHGSFLSA from the exons ATGGGGAGAGCATTCTTGTTCGCTGCCTTTCTCGTTGCGTTAATATCCACCAGCATTCCCTTCGTTGGGTATGACACCGCGTCGGAGGAGAAGCTCTGGGACTTGTACGAGAGGTGGCAGAGCCACCATGGCGTGTCACGCAGTGTCGACGAGAAGCGCATCCTCTTTGACATTCTTAAAGAGAACGCTAACTACGTGTTCGCGTCCAACAAGAAAGCCAAGCCTTGCAAGCTTAGTCTCAACAAGTTCGGCGACATGACGAGGGAGGAGTTCAAGAGGTCGCACGCAGGGACGAGGATTCGTCGCCGCAGCACTCTAAGAGGAAGCGCAAGCCTCGAAGGGTGCTTCTTATACAAGAACGTCACCAGTGTAACTCCTACCGTCGACTGGAGGCAGAAGGGTGCCGTCACTGCTATCAAAGACCAAGGCAAATGCG GAAGTTGCTGGGCCTTCTTGACAGTAGTTTCGGTGGAGGGAATAAACCATATCAGAACCAACGAGCTTATCTCCTTGTCAGAGGAACCACTGGTGGATTGCGACACCAACACCAACAAAGGGTGCGATGGAGGTATGATGGATGATGCATTCGACTTCATCGAAAGAAATGGAGGGATCACAACAGAGGAAAACTATCCTTATGTAGCTCGACAAGAACAATGCAAAGTAAAAAGA GAGAGATCTCCTGCGGTTGTGATCGATGGATATGAGGACGTTCCCGTCAACGACGAGGATGCGTTGCTGAGAGCAGTGGCGAACCAACCTGTATCAGTAGCAATCGAAGCAGGCGGTCAGGACTTCCAGTTCTACTCCGAG GGTATCTTCACAGGGAGCTGTGGAACAGAGTTGGATCATGGAGTGGCCATCGTAGGCTATGGGACATCCAAGGATGGGATGAAGTACTGGATAGTGAAGAACTCATGGGGACCAGAGTGGGGCGAAGAGGGCTACGTGAGGATGCAGCGTGGGATCTCGGCCAGCGAGGGGCTGTGGTATCGCCATGGAAGCTTCTTATCCGCTTAA
- the LOC135612940 gene encoding cyclin-dependent kinases regulatory subunit 1-like, whose translation MGQIQYSEKYFDDTFEYRHVVLPPEVAKLLPKNRLLSENEWRAIGVQQSRGWVHYAIHRPEPHIMLYRRPLNYQQQQENPAAAAAAHAAQVLPK comes from the exons ATGGGTCAGATCCAGTACTCGGAGAAGTACTTCGATGACACCTTCGAGTACAG GCACGTGGTGCTCCCTCCGGAGGTGGCCAAATTACTCCCCAAGAACCGTCTCCTCTCTGAG AACGAGTGGCGGGCGATCGGGGTGCAGCAGAGCAGGGGATGGGTGCACTACGCGATCCACCGCCCGGAGCCGCACATCATGCTCTACCGGCGGCCGCTCAACTACCAGCAGCAGCAGGAGAACCCGGCCGCCGCCGCAGCAGCTCATGCTGCCCAAGTTCTCCCCAAGTAA
- the LOC135586715 gene encoding uncharacterized protein LOC135586715 yields MGTLNPLWFFMKKSMTVALFGITISDRYATVYSLTGTSMSPTFTTSSPGFPGYLKGDIVLVEKFCLEKYKFSRGDVIAFKSPSDHKREFVKRLIALPGDWMQIPDTSDILKIPEGHCWVEGDNKEFSLDSRHFGPIPLGLVQGRVTHIIWPPQRTSKVERKVAMERVR; encoded by the exons ATGGGGACACTAAATCCTTTGTGGTTCTTCATGAAGAAGTCTATGACAGTGGCTCTGTTTGGTATAACAATTTCTGACAGATATGCCACTGTTTATTCTTTAACGGGTACATCTATGAGTCCCACATTTACAACAAGCAGTCCTGGTTTTCCTGGATATTTGAAAG GTGATATTGTGCTGGTTGAAAAGTTCTGTCTTGAAAAGTATAAATTTTCACGTGGGGATGTAATTGCCTTCAA ATCCCCGAGTGATCACAAACGGGAATTTGTCAAAAGACTAATTGCATTGCCTGGTGATTGGATGCAAATTCCAGATACATCTGATATACTGAAGATTCCAGAAGGTCATTGCTGGGTTGAAGGTGACAATAAAGAATTTAGTTTGGATTCGAGACATTTTGGCCCT ATTCCTTTGGGCTTGGTTCAAGGGAGAGTGACACACATTATTTGGCCGCCACAAAGAACAAGTAAGGTAGAGAGAAAGGTGGCAATGGAGAGAGTCAGATGA
- the LOC135612922 gene encoding photosystem II reaction center proteins PsbY, chloroplastic-like, with protein sequence MATMAAMAILTARCPAPNLLTSSKATLTKPVSLLTLQNLPKGLAAAAASKTTITTIPSSLSASAIAGAIFASLISSDAASAAQQIADVAEGDNRGLALLPIVPAVLWVLYNILQPALNQLNRMRTEKAVVVSLGLGGGLAAAGFMSTPGASAAEIMAVADASSSGDNRGLLLLFVVAPAILWVLYNILQPALNQLNRMRSG encoded by the coding sequence ATGGCGACCATGGCAGCCATGGCCATCCTCACTGCCAGATGCCCTGCTCCAAACCTTCTCACCTCCTCAAAGGCAACCCTAACCAAACCAGTCTCTCTCCTCACCCTCCAAAACCTCCCCAAAGgacttgcagcagcagcagcttccaAGACAACCATCACCACCATCCCTTCTTCCCTGAGCGCCAGCGCCATCGCCGGCGCCATCTTCGCCAGCCTGATCAGCTCCGACGCGGCGTCTGCGGCTCAGCAGATCGCCGACGTGGCTGAAGGCGACAACCGCGGCCTCGCGCTTCTCCCCATCGTCCCGGCCGTCCTCTGGGTCCTCTACAACATCCTCCAGCCTGCACTCAACCAGCTCAACAGGATGAGGACCGAGAAGGCAGTGGTCGTCAGTCTGGGGCTCGGCGGCGGGTTGGCGGCCGCTGGGTTCATGTCGACGCCGGGCGCGTCGGCGGCCGAGATCATGGCGGTGGCCGACGCCTCCTCCTCGGGTGACAACAGGGGGCTGCTCCTGTTGTTCGTCGTAGCTCCGGCCATTCTTTGGGTCCTGTACAACATTCTGCAGCCGGCGTTGAACCAGCTCAACAGGATGAGGTCCGGGTGA